The Streptomyces pactum genome contains a region encoding:
- a CDS encoding GntR family transcriptional regulator, whose product MTPELDRTRPVWRQVAAAIETRIADGTYPVDARVPSVVELSAEFAIAASTAQKALAHLKGEGLIRAEVGLGSFVARRPDGDGEA is encoded by the coding sequence ATGACTCCCGAACTCGATCGCACCCGGCCCGTCTGGCGGCAGGTCGCAGCTGCCATTGAGACGCGCATCGCGGACGGTACTTATCCCGTTGATGCCCGGGTTCCGTCGGTGGTCGAGTTGTCGGCCGAGTTCGCGATCGCGGCGTCGACCGCGCAGAAGGCCCTCGCTCACCTGAAGGGGGAGGGGCTGATCCGCGCCGAAGTGGGCCTCGGCTCCTTCGTCGCCCGTCGGCCGGATGGCGACGGCGAGGCGTAG